A window from Rhea pennata isolate bPtePen1 chromosome 1, bPtePen1.pri, whole genome shotgun sequence encodes these proteins:
- the CIMIP4 gene encoding ciliary microtubule inner protein 4: MNQEVPHALASLTPDLAKSDSVLAGSSSVEPGEVRKEHLPAGSRPSSRRTSLQSSSRTSWKIAKGPSAQGVTKNSTSVRYQTSPSAKCVQNKSHSKQSFQAKTSSITDLHSRRLEEEGGDTSATKDPAVRHELRGRNSSFRLSALSRQKEAEDKPSSNAKEPPAGQHRTLGSRVPGSPQKTTKASYKEAKETRCRLSAKESLASLGQDVKAEGKLLLEKKNTLMHANSKYKSVSADELTSSEEERQALCKAGLIIGQKRLSDRTEMLQNPLTSTSFADYYQLGFNLRSNIFQGGPLESRSLMKDSYTPDVIQKAIRDPKNWHGRRTDELGRWHQKNALNLNLQKAFEEKYGKNKGKP; this comes from the exons GAGGTGCCACATGCCTTAGCTTCCCTGACACCTGACCTGGCAAAAAGTGACTCTGTGCTGGCTGGCAGTTCATCAG TGGAACCTGGGGAAGTGAGAAAGGAGCATCTTCCAGCAGGCTCACGGCCCAGCAGCCGGAGAACATCTCTACAGAGTTCCAGCAGAACCTCTTGGAAGATCGCCAAAGGCCCATCAGCTCAGGGAGTTACAAAGAACTCCACATCTGTCAGATATCAGACATCTCCTTCTGCAAAGTGTGTTCAGAATAAAAGCCACAGCAAACAGAGTTTCCAGGCCAAAACTTCCTCCATTACAGATCTTCATTCAAGAAGACttgaagaggaaggaggagataCTTCTGCCACGAAAGACCCAGCAGTGAGGCATGAACTAAGAGGGAGGAACAGCAGTTTCCGCCTCTCTGCACTGTCCAGGCAGAAGGAGGCAGAAGACAAACCAAGCTCAAATGCCAAAGAACCACCAGCAGGCCAGCACCGAACACTGGGGTCTAGGGTGCCTGGATCTCCCCAGAAGACCACAAAGGCCAGCTACAAAGAGGCCAAGGAAACCCGCTGCAGATTAAGTGCCAAAGAGTCCTTAGCATCATTAGGGCAAGATGTGAAAGCAGAGGGGAAGCttcttctggagaagaaaaacaccttAATGCATGCTAACAGCAAATATAAGTCTGTCAGTGCAGATGAACTTACCAGCAGTGAAGAG GAACGGCAGGCTCTGTGCAAAGCAGGACTAATCATAGGGCAGAAAAGGCTCAGCGACCGCACTGAGATGCTGCAAAACCCTCTGACCTCTACATCTTTTGCTGATTACTACCAGCTGGGTTTTAATCTGAGGTCAAATATCTTCCAAG GTGGCCCACTGGAGAGCAGAAGCTTGATGAAAGATTCATACACCCCTGACGTAATTCAGAAAGCAATCAGAGATCCAAAGAATTGGCATGGAAGGAGGACTGATGAGCTAG GGAGATGGCATCAGAAAAATGCCCTAAATCTTAACCTGCAGAAAGCATTTGAAGAGAAATATGGGAAGAACAAAGGCAAGCCTTAG